The Rhinopithecus roxellana isolate Shanxi Qingling chromosome 9, ASM756505v1, whole genome shotgun sequence genome contains a region encoding:
- the CCDC25 gene encoding coiled-coil domain-containing protein 25 isoform X2 — MVFYFTSSSVNSSAYTIYMGKDKYENEDLIKHGWPEDIWFHVDKLSSAHVYLRLHKGENIEDIPKEVLMDCAHLVKANSIQGCKMNNVNVVYTPWSNLKKTADMDVGQIGFHRQKDVKIVTVEKKVNEILNRLEKTKVERFPDLAAEKECRDREERNEKKAQIQEMKRREKEEMKKKREMDELRSYSSLMKVENMSSNQDGNDSDEFM; from the exons tTAATTCATCTGCCTACACTATTTACATGggaaaagataaatatgaaa ATGAAGATCTGATCAAGCATGGCTGGCCTGAAGATATCTG GTTTCATGTGGACAAACTCTCTTCGGCTCATGTATACCTTCGATTACATAAG gGAGAGAATATAGAGGACATCCCAAAGGAAGTGCTGATGGACTGTGCCCACCTTGTGAAGGCCAATAGCATTCAAG GCTGCAAGATGAACAACGTTAATGTGGTATATACGCCGTGGTCTAACCTGAAGAAAACAGCTGACATGGATGTGGGGCAGATAGGCTTTCACAGGCAGAAGGAT GTAAAAATTGTGACAGTGGAGAAGAAAGTAAATGAGATCCTGAACCGACTAGAAAAGACCAAAGTGGAGCGGTTCCCAGACCTAGCGGCAGAGAAAGAATGCAGAGATCGTGAAGAGAGGAATGAGAAAAAAGcccaaattcaggaaatgaaaaggagagaaaaagaagaaatgaagaagaagagggaaatgGATGAACTTAG gagCTATTCATCACTAATGAAAGTTGAAAATATGTCTTCAAATCAG GATGGCAATGATTCAGATGAATTCatgtaa
- the CCDC25 gene encoding coiled-coil domain-containing protein 25 isoform X3, with product MDCAHLVKANSIQGCKMNNVNVVYTPWSNLKKTADMDVGQIGFHRQKDVKIVTVEKKVNEILNRLEKTKVERFPDLAAEKECRDREERNEKKAQIQEMKRREKEEMKKKREMDELRMAMIQMNSCKRRKGPLKDVNVETIADLLVSSVF from the exons ATGGACTGTGCCCACCTTGTGAAGGCCAATAGCATTCAAG GCTGCAAGATGAACAACGTTAATGTGGTATATACGCCGTGGTCTAACCTGAAGAAAACAGCTGACATGGATGTGGGGCAGATAGGCTTTCACAGGCAGAAGGAT GTAAAAATTGTGACAGTGGAGAAGAAAGTAAATGAGATCCTGAACCGACTAGAAAAGACCAAAGTGGAGCGGTTCCCAGACCTAGCGGCAGAGAAAGAATGCAGAGATCGTGAAGAGAGGAATGAGAAAAAAGcccaaattcaggaaatgaaaaggagagaaaaagaagaaatgaagaagaagagggaaatgGATGAACTTAG GATGGCAATGATTCAGATGAATTCatgtaaaaggagaaaaggaCCTTTGAAAGATGTGAATGTAGAGACAATTGCAGACCTTTTGGTTTCATCTGTGTTCTGA
- the CCDC25 gene encoding coiled-coil domain-containing protein 25 isoform X1 has product MVFYFTSSSVNSSAYTIYMGKDKYENEDLIKHGWPEDIWFHVDKLSSAHVYLRLHKGENIEDIPKEVLMDCAHLVKANSIQGCKMNNVNVVYTPWSNLKKTADMDVGQIGFHRQKDVKIVTVEKKVNEILNRLEKTKVERFPDLAAEKECRDREERNEKKAQIQEMKRREKEEMKKKREMDELRMAMIQMNSCKRRKGPLKDVNVETIADLLVSSVF; this is encoded by the exons tTAATTCATCTGCCTACACTATTTACATGggaaaagataaatatgaaa ATGAAGATCTGATCAAGCATGGCTGGCCTGAAGATATCTG GTTTCATGTGGACAAACTCTCTTCGGCTCATGTATACCTTCGATTACATAAG gGAGAGAATATAGAGGACATCCCAAAGGAAGTGCTGATGGACTGTGCCCACCTTGTGAAGGCCAATAGCATTCAAG GCTGCAAGATGAACAACGTTAATGTGGTATATACGCCGTGGTCTAACCTGAAGAAAACAGCTGACATGGATGTGGGGCAGATAGGCTTTCACAGGCAGAAGGAT GTAAAAATTGTGACAGTGGAGAAGAAAGTAAATGAGATCCTGAACCGACTAGAAAAGACCAAAGTGGAGCGGTTCCCAGACCTAGCGGCAGAGAAAGAATGCAGAGATCGTGAAGAGAGGAATGAGAAAAAAGcccaaattcaggaaatgaaaaggagagaaaaagaagaaatgaagaagaagagggaaatgGATGAACTTAG GATGGCAATGATTCAGATGAATTCatgtaaaaggagaaaaggaCCTTTGAAAGATGTGAATGTAGAGACAATTGCAGACCTTTTGGTTTCATCTGTGTTCTGA
- the CCDC25 gene encoding coiled-coil domain-containing protein 25 isoform X4, translating into MDCAHLVKANSIQGCKMNNVNVVYTPWSNLKKTADMDVGQIGFHRQKDVKIVTVEKKVNEILNRLEKTKVERFPDLAAEKECRDREERNEKKAQIQEMKRREKEEMKKKREMDELRSYSSLMKVENMSSNQDGNDSDEFM; encoded by the exons ATGGACTGTGCCCACCTTGTGAAGGCCAATAGCATTCAAG GCTGCAAGATGAACAACGTTAATGTGGTATATACGCCGTGGTCTAACCTGAAGAAAACAGCTGACATGGATGTGGGGCAGATAGGCTTTCACAGGCAGAAGGAT GTAAAAATTGTGACAGTGGAGAAGAAAGTAAATGAGATCCTGAACCGACTAGAAAAGACCAAAGTGGAGCGGTTCCCAGACCTAGCGGCAGAGAAAGAATGCAGAGATCGTGAAGAGAGGAATGAGAAAAAAGcccaaattcaggaaatgaaaaggagagaaaaagaagaaatgaagaagaagagggaaatgGATGAACTTAG gagCTATTCATCACTAATGAAAGTTGAAAATATGTCTTCAAATCAG GATGGCAATGATTCAGATGAATTCatgtaa